A region from the Streptomyces tsukubensis genome encodes:
- a CDS encoding ParB/RepB/Spo0J family partition protein, with protein sequence MITRDSESDRAPAGPATGPGDTVGGTTDPSGESVELPLSLLQFGDSPRLTGQDTKYTEQLAESDAPLPPIVVNRRSMQVVDGVHRVLAAILRGRKTIGAVLVDVSREDAFLLAVRSNTRHGLPLSQADRRAAAARLISSHPQMSDRMIARVSGLGAKSVAGIRRSTAAATQLNARVGKDGKIRPVDRAAGRRRAAEVIARNPEASLREVARLAGISPATAGDVRKRLLVGDSVVGEPPRAAVTAPEPVERPLPEPRQGAAREPRERPTSLLEPLLHDPAVRGAERGRRLLRLLQLNVMGVHKWFELADAVPPHCDALVIALARQNADTWREIARTLDEQVLPAARLGPGHGNRAAPAS encoded by the coding sequence GTGATCACGAGAGATTCCGAATCCGATAGAGCACCCGCCGGCCCGGCAACCGGACCGGGAGACACGGTCGGCGGGACGACGGACCCGTCCGGGGAGTCCGTCGAACTGCCACTGTCCTTACTCCAATTCGGCGATTCGCCCCGGCTCACCGGACAGGACACCAAGTACACCGAGCAGCTTGCGGAGAGCGACGCGCCGCTGCCGCCGATCGTGGTGAACCGGCGGAGTATGCAGGTCGTCGACGGTGTGCACCGTGTCCTGGCCGCGATACTCCGCGGCCGGAAGACGATCGGTGCCGTGCTCGTCGACGTATCGCGGGAGGACGCGTTCCTGCTCGCCGTCCGGTCGAACACCCGGCACGGGCTGCCGCTGTCCCAGGCCGACCGGCGGGCGGCGGCGGCCCGGCTGATCTCCTCGCATCCGCAGATGTCCGACCGGATGATCGCGCGGGTGTCCGGTCTCGGGGCGAAGAGCGTTGCGGGGATCCGCCGTTCAACCGCTGCCGCGACACAGTTGAACGCCCGCGTCGGCAAGGACGGCAAGATCCGGCCGGTGGACCGGGCGGCGGGCCGGCGGCGGGCGGCGGAGGTGATCGCCCGGAACCCCGAGGCGTCCCTCCGGGAGGTGGCGCGGCTGGCGGGGATCTCCCCGGCCACCGCCGGCGATGTCCGCAAGCGGCTGCTGGTGGGCGACAGCGTCGTCGGGGAACCGCCCCGCGCGGCGGTGACCGCCCCTGAACCGGTGGAGCGTCCCCTGCCCGAACCCCGGCAGGGCGCCGCACGGGAACCCCGTGAGCGGCCGACCTCCCTGCTGGAGCCGCTGCTGCACGATCCCGCGGTACGCGGCGCCGAACGCGGACGGAGACTGCTGCGCCTTCTCCAGCTCAACGTCATGGGTGTACACAAGTGGTTCGAGCTCGCCGATGCCGTACCGCCGCACTGTGACGCCTTGGTCATCGCCCTGGCCCGGCAGAACGCCGACACCTGGCGCGAGATCGCGCGGACCCTGGACGAGCAGGTGCTCCCGGCGGCCCGGCTGGGGCCGGGTCATGGAAACCGGGCGGCTCCGGCGAGCTGA
- a CDS encoding MBL fold metallo-hydrolase: protein MPRETAPDAAEPQVSPEPAEPQISPEPAVLEELRRSQVPSALDSLRTALELDDAQAEQLALLLRAHASPAPHRRPEAGGRIRYFGNACLALQTPEGAVVTDPFLSTDGNGRGRYTLDDLPDFIDLVLVTHGHHGRIVLETLLQLRGRIGAVVAPRSARSEPGEPSTGLFLSRLGFPVVEAGEYDEFGFPGGRVVATPFPGTGGRSAYWVELAGRSAFIGTDAYGDDPEPCRRIRHRLGAADYAFLAMDPGGTPPARHYEALMAKLGLTRPDTPRTPPGPSAEQAAAVTAELGAAETYVYATGDEPWPGHTTAAPSHADPYRAPGIQSFTRWCADRGITAGHLFHQHEWRW from the coding sequence TTGCCGCGGGAGACCGCGCCGGATGCCGCCGAACCACAGGTCTCGCCCGAACCCGCCGAACCGCAGATCTCCCCCGAACCCGCCGTACTCGAAGAACTCCGCCGGTCCCAGGTGCCGTCGGCACTCGACAGCCTGCGCACCGCCCTCGAACTCGACGACGCACAGGCCGAGCAGCTGGCCCTGCTGCTGCGCGCACACGCGAGCCCCGCCCCGCACCGCCGCCCCGAAGCCGGCGGACGCATCCGCTACTTCGGCAACGCCTGTCTCGCGCTCCAGACCCCCGAAGGCGCGGTGGTGACCGACCCGTTCCTCAGCACCGACGGCAACGGCAGGGGCCGCTACACCCTCGACGACCTGCCGGACTTCATCGACCTGGTGCTGGTCACCCACGGCCACCACGGCCGCATCGTGCTGGAGACCCTGCTCCAGCTGCGCGGACGCATCGGGGCCGTCGTGGCCCCCCGCTCCGCCCGCAGCGAACCCGGTGAACCCTCCACCGGGCTGTTCCTGAGCCGGCTCGGCTTTCCCGTGGTGGAAGCCGGCGAGTACGACGAATTCGGCTTCCCCGGCGGCAGGGTGGTGGCCACCCCCTTTCCCGGGACCGGCGGCCGGTCCGCGTACTGGGTCGAACTGGCCGGCCGATCGGCGTTCATCGGCACCGACGCCTACGGCGACGACCCCGAACCCTGCCGGCGCATCCGCCACCGCCTGGGCGCGGCCGACTACGCCTTCCTCGCCATGGACCCCGGTGGCACCCCACCCGCCCGGCACTACGAGGCACTGATGGCCAAACTGGGCCTGACCCGGCCGGACACCCCACGGACACCACCGGGCCCGAGCGCCGAACAGGCCGCCGCCGTCACCGCGGAACTGGGCGCCGCCGAGACATACGTCTACGCCACCGGCGACGAACCCTGGCCGGGGCACACCACGGCCGCACCCTCCCACGCGGACCCGTACCGGGCCCCCGGGATCCAAAGCTTCACGAGGTGGTGCGCAGACCGCGGAATCACCGCAGGACACCTCTTCCACCAGCACGAATGGCGCTGGTAA
- a CDS encoding transcriptional regulator: MQVIDGVHRVFATILRGEDRINAVFFDGSAEDAFLCAVQTNMAHGLPLSLADRRAAAERIVASHTHISDRAIARVTGLGAKTVAALRRRPVLTAPQVSTRVGIDGRTRPLNSTAGRIRAAQVLAARPEASLREVARLAGISPATVSDVKRRLAVGEPPAGNPPAVSGTKAPAGPDPGAGVPSHPVRQERSPAPQTPAEKASRTGRRTVAVALDPGHALEKLLRDPSLRQKQTGRELLRLLHHNAIVMKEWPELMAAVPEHCIRTTADLARQYAESWMQFEEQVRTTE, from the coding sequence ATGCAGGTAATTGACGGGGTGCATCGCGTCTTCGCCACGATCCTGCGCGGCGAGGACCGTATCAATGCCGTCTTCTTCGACGGAAGCGCCGAGGATGCCTTTCTCTGCGCCGTTCAGACCAATATGGCCCATGGTCTTCCGCTGTCGCTGGCGGACCGGCGGGCCGCGGCCGAGCGGATCGTCGCCTCCCACACCCATATCTCGGACCGTGCGATCGCCCGGGTCACCGGTCTGGGGGCCAAGACGGTCGCCGCGCTCCGGCGCCGGCCGGTCCTGACCGCACCGCAGGTGTCCACGCGCGTCGGCATCGACGGCAGGACCCGTCCGCTGAACAGCACGGCGGGACGGATACGGGCCGCCCAGGTGCTCGCCGCCCGTCCGGAGGCCTCGCTGCGCGAGGTGGCCAGGCTCGCGGGCATCTCGCCCGCGACGGTGAGCGACGTCAAGCGGCGGCTGGCGGTGGGCGAACCACCGGCCGGGAACCCGCCCGCGGTATCCGGGACGAAGGCCCCCGCCGGGCCGGATCCCGGGGCTGGGGTACCGTCGCATCCCGTACGGCAGGAGCGTTCCCCCGCCCCCCAGACCCCCGCGGAGAAGGCGTCCCGGACCGGACGGCGGACGGTCGCCGTCGCTCTCGACCCCGGCCATGCCCTGGAGAAACTCCTCCGCGACCCGTCCCTGCGCCAGAAGCAGACCGGCCGGGAGTTGTTGCGGCTGCTGCACCACAACGCCATCGTGATGAAGGAGTGGCCGGAACTCATGGCAGCGGTTCCGGAACACTGCATCAGAACGACGGCCGATCTGGCGCGCCAGTACGCCGAGAGCTGGATGCAGTTCGAGGAGCAGGTGCGCACCACGGAGTGA
- a CDS encoding sensor histidine kinase encodes MKRVRPGARSGRPVRFGRRALAPLRGSVRARMTLLYGGVFTVITLAVLITALRLQKGIVDGKVDRFVKPGSVAGIPCEMRPPESPCSAVPYRPSADTAPAASPPGPHTVLDREGKAQLQHDLASTQLVVSLIAIGVIMVLAFVVCWWLTGRLLRPLQRVTTTARRLSLSTLHERIALTGPRDELKDLADTFDAMLDRLEHAVASQRRFVANASHELRTPLAIQRTAMEVGLADPSPERVARIREELLRATERSERLIEGLLVLAQGEQELTVRAPVDLATVVDQVIGEHLPFAERRGIAVGATTRPVTVAGDEVLITRLVANLVQNAIRHNDEGGRLLVDLSPAGGLVVSNTGPEVPPEQVGELFEPFRRLHADRTGSSEGAGLGLSIVAAIAQAHGGTVRAAANPGGGLAVTVALPVLVPSG; translated from the coding sequence GTGAAGCGGGTACGGCCCGGGGCGCGTTCCGGCCGGCCGGTTCGGTTCGGACGGCGCGCCCTGGCTCCGCTGCGCGGCTCGGTCCGGGCCCGGATGACGCTGCTGTACGGCGGTGTGTTCACGGTCATCACGCTGGCGGTACTGATCACGGCGCTCCGTCTGCAGAAGGGAATCGTCGACGGCAAGGTCGACCGGTTCGTGAAGCCCGGTTCGGTGGCCGGGATCCCGTGCGAGATGCGGCCGCCGGAGTCGCCGTGTTCGGCCGTGCCGTACCGGCCTTCCGCGGACACCGCTCCGGCCGCGTCCCCGCCGGGGCCGCACACGGTCCTCGACCGGGAGGGGAAGGCGCAGCTCCAGCACGATCTCGCGAGTACGCAGCTGGTCGTCAGTCTGATCGCCATCGGGGTGATCATGGTGCTGGCCTTCGTGGTGTGCTGGTGGCTCACCGGCCGGCTGCTGCGGCCTCTGCAGCGGGTCACCACGACCGCGCGCCGGCTGTCGTTGTCGACGCTGCACGAACGGATCGCGCTGACGGGGCCTCGGGACGAGCTGAAGGATCTGGCCGACACTTTCGATGCCATGCTGGACCGGCTGGAGCATGCGGTGGCGAGTCAACGGCGTTTCGTGGCCAATGCCTCCCATGAGCTGCGGACGCCGCTCGCCATCCAGCGGACCGCGATGGAGGTCGGTCTGGCGGATCCGTCGCCGGAGCGGGTGGCCCGGATCCGGGAGGAGCTGCTGCGGGCGACCGAGCGGTCGGAGCGGTTGATCGAAGGGCTGCTGGTGCTCGCGCAGGGTGAGCAGGAGTTGACCGTGCGGGCTCCGGTGGATCTGGCGACGGTGGTCGACCAGGTCATCGGGGAACATCTGCCGTTCGCCGAGCGCCGCGGTATCGCCGTCGGCGCCACCACCCGGCCGGTCACGGTCGCGGGCGACGAGGTGCTGATCACCCGTCTGGTCGCCAATCTGGTGCAGAACGCGATCCGGCACAACGACGAGGGCGGGCGGCTGCTGGTCGACCTCTCCCCCGCCGGTGGCCTGGTGGTGAGCAATACGGGCCCGGAGGTGCCGCCGGAGCAGGTCGGCGAGTTGTTCGAACCGTTCCGGCGGTTGCACGCGGACCGTACGGGATCGTCGGAAGGCGCGGGTCTCGGGCTGTCCATCGTGGCGGCGATCGCGCAGGCCCACGGCGGTACGGTGCGGGCCGCGGCCAATCCCGGGGGCGGGCTGGCGGTCACCGTGGCCCTGCCGGTGCTCGTGCCCTCGGGGTGA
- the htpG gene encoding molecular chaperone HtpG, with protein MTLQSDTETRSFQAEAAQILDLMAHSLYSNKEIFLRELISNASDAIDRLRFERYADPGPADGESDDAPRIRISFDKDAGTVTIADNGIGMSRQEVIDNIGTIARSGTADFLRSLTGDQRRDAELIGQFGVGFYSAFVVADRVVLTTRRAGLPASEGVRWSSDGKGEYALEAVERAEHGTTIVLELRESEDELLSEYRLRSIVQRYSDHITQPIVLSDDDTAVNQASALWTRPRSELSEQDYHSYYRNLTHDYSDPLAHVHTKVEGRYEYTLLLYIPSRAPHDLWLPQTRGGLRLHVRRVFILEDTGQLLPDYLRFVRGVVDSADLPLNVSREILQSSHAVDHIRSSAVKRVLKLLGGLAADEPGKYADFWKEFGGVLKQGVADDPAHREDLVELLRFTSTRSGTQDADVSLADYVDRMKDGQDKIYYLLAPGQSSAAASPHLEAYRAKDIEVLLLSEAVDGFVVSGPLQEYRGKRLRSVTQGPPDFGTLEDEAEKEAADRADSDYAALLGLLKAHLAGKAYDVRVTSRLTTSPACIVADGVETDFTTAQRLRGSGLPNQPILEINPGHPLVRRLNEDRDDPRLAEWAHVLFDQSVLTAGARIEEPTAFVTRLNELLLSLTGDGSPDASD; from the coding sequence ATGACATTACAGTCGGATACGGAAACGCGTAGTTTTCAGGCCGAGGCGGCCCAGATTCTGGACCTCATGGCCCATTCGCTCTACAGCAACAAGGAGATTTTCCTCCGTGAGCTGATCTCGAATGCCTCCGACGCGATCGACCGGCTCCGTTTCGAGCGGTACGCCGACCCCGGACCGGCCGACGGCGAATCGGACGATGCGCCGCGGATCCGTATCTCGTTCGACAAGGACGCGGGTACGGTCACGATCGCCGACAACGGCATCGGGATGAGCCGGCAGGAGGTGATCGACAACATCGGCACCATCGCCCGCTCGGGCACCGCCGATTTCCTCCGTTCGCTCACCGGGGACCAGCGCCGTGACGCCGAGCTGATCGGCCAGTTCGGTGTCGGCTTCTACTCGGCCTTCGTCGTCGCCGACCGGGTGGTGCTGACCACGCGCCGGGCGGGGCTGCCCGCGTCCGAGGGGGTGCGCTGGTCGTCGGACGGCAAGGGGGAGTACGCGCTGGAGGCGGTGGAGCGCGCCGAGCACGGCACCACGATCGTCCTGGAGCTGCGGGAGAGCGAGGACGAGCTGCTGAGCGAGTACCGGCTGCGGTCGATCGTCCAGCGGTACTCGGACCACATCACGCAGCCGATCGTGCTGTCGGACGACGACACCGCCGTCAATCAGGCTTCGGCGCTGTGGACACGTCCCAGGAGTGAACTCAGCGAGCAGGACTACCACTCGTACTACCGGAATCTCACGCACGACTACTCCGATCCGCTCGCCCATGTGCATACGAAGGTGGAGGGGCGCTACGAGTACACGCTCCTGCTGTACATCCCGTCCCGGGCCCCGCACGATCTGTGGCTGCCACAGACCCGCGGCGGTCTCCGGCTGCATGTGCGGCGGGTCTTCATCCTGGAGGACACCGGCCAACTCCTGCCGGACTACCTGCGGTTCGTGCGCGGGGTCGTCGACTCCGCCGATCTGCCGCTGAACGTCTCCCGGGAGATCCTCCAGAGCAGTCATGCCGTCGATCACATCAGGTCCAGCGCGGTCAAGCGGGTGCTGAAGCTCCTCGGCGGGCTGGCGGCCGACGAGCCCGGGAAGTACGCGGACTTCTGGAAGGAGTTCGGCGGTGTCCTGAAGCAGGGCGTGGCCGACGACCCCGCCCACCGTGAGGACCTCGTCGAGCTGCTGCGCTTCACCTCCACGCGGTCGGGCACCCAGGACGCCGACGTGTCCCTCGCCGACTACGTCGACCGGATGAAGGACGGCCAGGACAAGATCTACTACCTGCTGGCGCCGGGGCAGTCCTCGGCCGCGGCGAGCCCGCATCTGGAGGCGTACCGGGCCAAGGACATCGAGGTGCTGCTGCTGAGCGAGGCCGTGGACGGTTTCGTCGTCTCCGGCCCGCTCCAGGAGTACCGGGGCAAGCGGCTCCGGTCCGTGACGCAGGGCCCGCCCGACTTCGGCACCCTGGAGGACGAGGCCGAGAAGGAGGCCGCCGACCGGGCGGACTCCGACTACGCGGCGCTGCTCGGCCTGCTCAAGGCGCATCTGGCGGGCAAGGCGTACGACGTACGCGTCACCAGCCGGCTGACCACCTCCCCTGCCTGCATCGTGGCCGACGGGGTGGAGACCGATTTCACCACCGCGCAGCGGCTTCGCGGTTCGGGGCTGCCGAACCAGCCGATTCTGGAGATCAACCCCGGGCATCCGCTGGTGCGGCGGCTCAACGAGGACCGGGACGATCCCCGTCTGGCCGAGTGGGCCCATGTCCTGTTCGACCAGTCCGTGCTGACCGCCGGTGCCCGGATCGAGGAGCCGACCGCGTTCGTCACCCGGCTCAACGAGCTGCTGCTCTCCCTCACCGGGGACGGTTCGCCGGACGCCTCGGACTGA
- a CDS encoding response regulator transcription factor: MRILVAEDERFLADLVAEGLRKEAMAVDVAYDGAAALERLGVNDYDVLVLDRDLPRVHGDDICRELAQQGGRVRILMLTASGTVHDRVSGLNLGADDYLAKPFAFSELVARINALGRRAGPPLPPVLERGDITLDTGRRQAFRDGHYLPLSRKEYAVLEVLMRARGTVVSTEELLERAWDEHTDPFTTVVKVTMSKLRSKLGDPPVIVTVPGSGYRL, from the coding sequence ATGCGAATTCTGGTGGCCGAGGACGAACGCTTCCTGGCGGATCTGGTGGCGGAGGGGCTCCGCAAGGAGGCGATGGCGGTCGACGTCGCCTATGACGGGGCCGCCGCGCTGGAACGGCTCGGCGTCAACGACTACGACGTTCTGGTCCTCGACCGCGATCTGCCCCGGGTGCACGGTGACGACATCTGCCGTGAGCTGGCACAGCAGGGGGGACGGGTCCGCATTCTGATGCTGACCGCGTCCGGCACGGTGCACGACCGGGTCTCCGGGCTGAATCTGGGCGCGGACGACTATCTGGCCAAGCCGTTCGCCTTCAGCGAGCTGGTGGCGCGGATCAACGCGCTGGGCCGCCGGGCCGGGCCGCCGCTGCCTCCCGTGCTGGAGCGCGGGGACATCACCCTGGACACGGGCCGGAGGCAGGCGTTCCGCGACGGTCACTATCTGCCGCTGTCCCGTAAGGAGTACGCGGTACTGGAGGTGCTGATGAGGGCCCGGGGCACGGTCGTGAGCACCGAGGAGCTGCTGGAGCGGGCCTGGGACGAGCACACCGATCCGTTCACCACCGTCGTGAAGGTGACGATGAGCAAACTCCGGTCCAAGCTGGGCGACCCTCCCGTCATCGTCACCGTCCCCGGAAGCGGGTACCGGCTGTGA